The following proteins come from a genomic window of Miscanthus floridulus cultivar M001 chromosome 2, ASM1932011v1, whole genome shotgun sequence:
- the LOC136515516 gene encoding protein phosphatase 2C 35 — protein MGNSFACFCCAGGAAGRRRHVAPAALPSDPAYDEGLGHSFCYVRPDKVLVPFSADDDLVADAKAAAAAEEVTTFRAISGAALSANVSTPLSTSVLLLLPDDSTASSAAPASSGFESSESFAAVPLQPVPRFPSGPICAPAGGGFLSGPIERGFLSGPLDAALMSGPLPGAATSGRMGGAVPALRRSLSHGGRRLRNFTRALLARAEKFQDSLDLGSPDAATAAAACGAGSAGLQWAQGKAGEDRVHIVVSEERGWVFVGIYDGFNGPDATDFLVSHLYAAVHRELRGLLWDQCEQEEQHDTHPDQPTSTTASDHQDQPANRRRARRSRPPRGTGDDPRRWKCEWERDCSSLKPPTQRPARSSSENDHLAVLKALARALRKTEEAYLDVADKMVGEFPELALMGSCVLAMLMKGEDMYLMNVGDSRAVLGTMDSVDLEQISEGSFDGLIGDGTPLLSAVQLTSEHSTSVREEVCRIRNEHPDDRTAISKDRVKGSLKVTRAFGAGFLKQPKWNDALLEMFRIDYVGPSPYITCNPSLFHHRISTRDRFLILSSDGLYQYFTNEEAVAQVEMFIATTPEGDPAQHLVEEVLFRAANKAGMDFHELIEIPHGDRRRYHDDVSVIVISLEGRIWRSCV, from the exons ATGGGAAACTCCTTCGCCTGCTTCTGCTGcgcgggcggcgccgccggccgccgccgccacgtggCGCCCGCCGCGCTCCCCTCCGACCCCGCCTACGACGAGGGCCTCGGACACTCCTTCTGCTACGTCCGGCCGGACAAGGTGCTCGTGCCGTTCTCCGCGGACGACGACCTGGTCGCCGACGCCAAGGCGGCCGCCGCGGCCGAGGAGGTCACCACGTTCCGGGCCATCTCCGGGGCCGCGCTCAGCGCCAACGTCTCCACGCCGCTCTCCACCTCCGTCCTCCTCCTGCTGCCGGACGACTCCACGGCCTCGTCGGCCGCGCCCGCCTCCTCCGGGTTCGAGAGCTCCGAGTCGTTCGCCGCCGTGCCGCTGCAGCCGGTCCCGAGGTTCCCGTCGGGCCCCATCTGCGCGCCCGCCGGGGGCGGGTTCCTCTCCGGGCCCATAGAGAGGGGGTTCCTCTCGGGCCCCCTCGACGCCGCGCTCATGTCCGGCCCGCTCCCTGGCGCCGCCACATCCGGCCGCATGGGAGGCGCCGTGCCCGCGCTCCGCCGGAGTCTCTCACACGGCGGCCGCCGCTTGCGGAATTTTACCCGCGCGCTTCTCGCGCGGGCGGAAAAGTTCCAGGATTCCTTGGATCTCGGCTCGCCTGACGCCGCGACCGCGGCGGCCGCCTGTGGCGCCGGCTCCGCCGGGCTGCAGTGGGCGCAGGGGAAGGCCGGCGAGGACCGCGTCCACATCGTGGTGTCCGAGGAGCGGGGCTGGGTGTTCGTCGGCATCTACGACGGCTTCAACGGTCCCGACGCCACGGACTTCCTCGTCTCCCATCTCTACGCCGCCGTGCACCGCGAGCTCCGCGGCCTGCTCTGGGATCAGTGCGAGCAGGAGGAGCAGCACGACACACATCCCGACCAGCCGACCAGCACCACGGCCTCAGATCACCAGGACCAGCCCGccaaccgccgccgcgcccgccgatcAAGACCCCCGCGCGGCACCGGTGATGACCCACGGCGGTGGAAGTGCGAGTGGGAGCGCGACTGCTCCAGCCTGAAGCCGCCAACTCAGCGCCCTGCTAGGAGCAGCAGCGAGAACGACCACCTCGCCGTGCTTAAGGCGCTTGCACGCGCGCTTCGCAAGACCGAAGAGGCCTACCTGGACGTCGCCGATAAGATGGTCGGCGAGTTTCCGGagcttgcgcttatgggctcttGCGTTCTAGCCATGCTTATGAAAGGGGAGGACATGTACCTCATGAATGTAGGTGACAGCCGGGCTGTCCTGGGAACAATGGACAGCGTTGATCTCGAGCAGATCAGTGAGGGTTCATTCGATGGATTAATTGGGGATGGCACTCCGCTCTTGTCAGCTGTGCAGCTTACATCAGAACATAGCACGTCAGTGCGAGAG GAAGTCTGCAGAATACGGAACGAGCATCCTGATGACCGGACCGCGATCTCCAAGGACCGTGTGAAGGGCTCGCTTAAGGTGACGAGAGCGTTTGGAGCTGGTTTCTTGAAACAG CCCAAATGGAATGATGCGCTGCTGGAGATGTTCAGAATAGATTACGTCGGGCCATCCCCATACATCACGTGCAATCCTTCGCTCTTTCACCATAGGATCAGCACAAGGGACAGATTCTTGATACTATCTTCAGACGGGCTTTACCAATATTTCACCAACGAGGAGGCGGTTGCTCAGGTTGAAATGTTCATTGCAACAACCCCTGAAGGTGACCCTGCCCAGCATCTAGTGGAGGAAGTTCTTTTCAGAGCTGCAAACAAAGCAG GAATGGACTTTCATGAATTGATCGAGATACCACATGGCGACCGGCGGCGATACCACGACGACGTATCTGTCATTGTAATATCTTTGGAGGGCAGGATCTGGAGGTCATGTGTGTAA
- the LOC136537715 gene encoding large ribosomal subunit protein eL36z-like, giving the protein MEPPPAKTGLFVGLNKGYVVTKREFPPRPSAHKGKATIRACFVRRVIREIAGLAPYEKRITALLRICKDKRALKVAKRKLGTHKRAKKKHEEMLNLLRRKRYETLSGTDWW; this is encoded by the exons ATGGAGCCGCCGCCGGCGAAGACGGGGCTGTTCGTGGGGCTGAACAAGGGATACGTCGTCACCAAGCGCGAGTTCCCGCCTCGCCCTTCCGCCCACAAAGGA AAAGCTACCATCAGGGCCTGTTTCGTAAGGCGCGTGATTAGGGAAATTGCTGGATTGGCACCATATGAGAAGCGCATCACTGCGCTTCTGAGGATTTGTAAGGACAAGCGTGCTCTTAAGGTGGCAAAAAGAAAGCTTGGGACACACAAGAGAGCCAAGAAGAAGCATGAAGAGATGCTCAATCTTCTTAGGAGGAAGAG ATACGAGACGTTAAGCGGCACAGATTGGTGGTGA